From Mucilaginibacter rubeus, a single genomic window includes:
- a CDS encoding peptide-methionine (S)-S-oxide reductase — MQKIGFGGSCHWCTEAIFRSLKGVSSVDQGWIASDAENTTPSEAVIVHFDQQQISLETLVAIHLHTHSCTAEHTMRGKYRSAVYTFNDAQLNAATAAIKALQTEFEQPVITKALPFQTFKLNSENYLDYYYKDPSKPFCQNIVNPKLKALLIRFKNQVDPDKQNYIQNF; from the coding sequence ATGCAAAAAATTGGATTTGGCGGTTCGTGTCACTGGTGCACAGAAGCAATCTTCCGTTCACTTAAAGGTGTTAGCAGCGTTGATCAAGGCTGGATAGCATCTGATGCTGAAAACACTACGCCTTCTGAAGCCGTCATCGTGCATTTTGATCAGCAACAGATCAGCCTCGAAACGCTTGTCGCTATTCATTTACACACACATAGCTGCACAGCCGAACACACCATGCGCGGCAAATACAGATCAGCAGTTTACACCTTTAATGACGCACAATTAAATGCGGCAACAGCAGCTATTAAAGCATTACAGACCGAGTTTGAGCAACCTGTTATCACCAAAGCTTTGCCCTTTCAAACCTTCAAACTCAATAGCGAAAACTACCTGGACTATTATTATAAAGATCCATCCAAACCCTTTTGCCAAAACATCGTTAATCCTAAGTTAAAAGCGTTACTAATACGCTTCAAAAACCAAGTCGATCCGGACAAACAAAACTATATTCAAAATTTCTAA
- a CDS encoding lipase maturation factor family protein, translating to MPSTYWLTRFMILRLLGVIYAIAFLVAINQIIPLIGSNGLLPVKLYFNHISSALGSTGAGFIRLPSVFWFTYSDNVLLYAAWGGLILSIVLIAGYANIPLLTVLWFLYLSFIHAGQDWYGYGWEIQLAETGFLAIFLCPLWDMRPFPKYPPPLLIIILFRWLIFRIMLGAGLIKYRGDQVWRNGTALYYYFETQPIPGPFTRWFHFLPRTLLKIGVWFNWLAELIAPWFSFGPKLARHIAGVIMILLQLAIFISGNLSFLNWLTIVPALACFDDSIWKKILPNVLVKKAEAAIAGAHESKAMTTASWVVAGIVALLSIQPTLNLLSPNQVMNTSFDPLELVNTYGAFRSVGQERYNVVFEGTSDDTTGNKARWKPYIYKGLPVLPNKRPPQIAPYQLRLDWQMWFAAMSSADQYPWTYNLTWKLLHNDPGAVSLFAINPFPNKPPRYIRAVRYRYWFADPGNTEGIFWKRQETDLWLPILSAENPQLIAFLKSEEWLR from the coding sequence ATGCCTTCCACCTACTGGTTAACCCGCTTTATGATACTCCGGCTGCTCGGCGTCATCTATGCTATAGCCTTTTTGGTGGCCATTAACCAGATTATTCCGCTAATTGGCTCAAACGGGTTATTACCCGTTAAGCTTTACTTTAACCATATCAGTTCAGCTCTTGGCTCAACAGGAGCGGGCTTTATCCGCCTGCCCTCCGTTTTTTGGTTTACGTATTCTGATAACGTTTTGTTATATGCCGCCTGGGGCGGACTAATACTTTCCATTGTGCTAATTGCCGGTTATGCCAACATACCATTGCTTACCGTACTCTGGTTCCTGTATTTGTCCTTTATCCACGCCGGGCAGGACTGGTATGGATACGGCTGGGAAATCCAACTGGCCGAAACCGGTTTCCTGGCGATATTTCTTTGCCCGCTTTGGGATATGCGGCCTTTTCCTAAATATCCACCGCCCCTGCTCATTATCATACTTTTCAGGTGGCTCATTTTCCGGATCATGCTGGGTGCCGGTCTTATTAAATACCGCGGAGACCAGGTCTGGCGAAATGGCACAGCACTCTATTACTATTTTGAAACGCAGCCTATTCCCGGCCCATTCACACGCTGGTTTCATTTTTTACCGCGCACGCTCTTAAAAATCGGCGTATGGTTTAACTGGTTAGCCGAGCTCATAGCTCCATGGTTCAGTTTCGGCCCAAAATTGGCCCGGCACATAGCGGGCGTCATCATGATTTTGCTTCAACTGGCCATATTTATCAGCGGTAACCTGTCATTTTTAAACTGGCTCACTATCGTCCCTGCATTGGCTTGCTTTGACGATAGTATTTGGAAAAAGATCCTTCCGAACGTGCTTGTTAAAAAAGCTGAAGCCGCTATAGCCGGTGCACACGAATCAAAAGCAATGACTACCGCTTCGTGGGTTGTGGCCGGTATTGTTGCATTACTAAGTATACAGCCTACGCTCAACTTGCTTTCTCCCAACCAGGTGATGAATACTTCCTTCGATCCGCTTGAACTGGTTAATACTTACGGGGCATTTCGCTCGGTGGGGCAAGAGCGGTATAATGTAGTTTTTGAAGGCACAAGCGACGATACCACCGGAAATAAAGCGCGATGGAAACCCTATATCTATAAAGGGTTACCGGTTTTACCAAATAAGCGACCACCTCAAATAGCCCCATACCAGTTGCGTCTGGACTGGCAAATGTGGTTCGCCGCCATGTCATCGGCCGATCAATATCCCTGGACCTACAACCTAACCTGGAAACTGCTTCATAATGATCCCGGCGCTGTAAGTTTATTTGCCATAAATCCTTTTCCCAACAAACCGCCCCGTTATATCCGGGCAGTACGTTACAGGTATTGGTTTGCCGATCCTGGAAATACAGAGGGTATTTTCTGGAAACGTCAGGAAACAGACCTCTGGCTCCCCATACTTTCTGCAGAAAACCCGCAGCTTATCGCATTCCTGAAAAGTGAAGAGTGGCTCCGGTAA